Proteins co-encoded in one Populus trichocarpa isolate Nisqually-1 chromosome 10, P.trichocarpa_v4.1, whole genome shotgun sequence genomic window:
- the LOC112328865 gene encoding uncharacterized protein LOC112328865 encodes MDRTNYLSLKSQFEDILEMHGFTVVIKNNTEPPKVQEDGSVHRELAKAKLVLSWIKATSSSSIKTLLIPCTTAHQAWTMLAKRLSPLASTRVRILRDQIRTLRKDSSTTVVDYLNYAKSLFDSLIQSGATMDDDELISYVLDGLGLEYKELATTLHLHPDIDFDQFYDLALREQHLQKRMSLTMTSGVAMAADRMPKERPFNSHMPNHNHGFGRGHGRGRNWNQGRGSRRTGH; translated from the coding sequence ATGGATCGCACCAACTACCTGAGTTTGAAATCCCAATTTGAAGATATACTGGAGATGCATGGCTTTACAGTAGTCATCAAAAACAACACAGAACCACCTAAAGTGCAAGAAGATGGTTCTGTGCACCGAGAATTAGCAAAAGCTAAATTGGTCCTGAGTTGGATCAAAGCAACTTCCTCCTCTTCCATCAAAACACTTCTCATCCCATGTACCACTGCTCATCAAGCCTGGACCATGCTGGCCAAGCGTCTTTCACCTCTTGCTAGCACCCGTGTACGAATCCTTCGAGACCAAATTCGCACTCTCCGGAAGGACAGCAGCACCACAGTGGTTGATTATCTCAATTATGCCAAATCACTCTTTGATTCTCTCATACAATCTGGTGCAACCATGGACGATGATGAATTAATCAGTTATGTTTTGGATGGACTTGGTCTTGAATACAAAGAGCTAGCCACAACACTTCACCTGCATCCCGATATTGACTTTGATCAATTCTATGATTTAGCTCTAAGAGAACAGCATTTACAGAAACGCATGTCTCTTACCATGACTTCAGGAGTTGCTATGGCTGCTGATCGTATGCCCAAAGAACGTCCCTTCAATTCACACATGCCCAATCATAATCACGGATTTGGAAGAGGACACGGTCGTGGCAGGAATTGGAATCAAGGGCGTGGATCAAGGCGAACAGGGCATTGA